The Procambarus clarkii isolate CNS0578487 chromosome 24, FALCON_Pclarkii_2.0, whole genome shotgun sequence genome includes a region encoding these proteins:
- the LOC123761874 gene encoding uncharacterized protein yields MESEKCVLKNCCCGCSLRTGTIIIAVLSLLFGLATAGYSIYLVVAGVTEGWLDLVINIFNIIVAIVLIHGIRTERAGLVMAWVWATAFSIALSVVLGIVFVFITASLVAAFILFVVSAIQIYFLLVVRSYALSLKHNTLVINMDTTPRQSVV; encoded by the exons ATGGAGAGCGAAAAGTGTGTTCTGAAGaactgctgctgcggctgctcgCTTCGTACAGGCACCatcatcattgctgtactcagtcTG CTGTTTGGACTAGCTACTGCTGGCTACAGCATTtacctggtggtggcag GTGTGACGGAGGGATGGCTGGACCTGGTCATTAACATCTTCAACATCATCGTGGCTATTGTGCTCATCCACGGCATCCGCACG GAGCGCGCGGGTCTGGTGATGGCTTGGGTGTGGGCCACGGCCTTCAGCATAGCCCTCAGCGTCGTCCTGGGCATCGTCTTCGTCTTCATCACGGCCTCCCTCGTCGCCGCCTTCATCTTGTTCGTGGTGTCTGCCATCCAGATctacttcctgctggtggtgcgcTCCTACGCCCTCAGCCTCAAACACAACACTCTCGTCATCAAT ATGGACACGACCCCTCGCCAAAGCGTCGTTTAG
- the LOC123761631 gene encoding DNA repair protein complementing XP-C cells — MAVHRSGTVNCEQPSRKKTLHTRSASVLPNKSDTQINPNMKKELSRIRTRGDTENMAVATNEESKRKSRSQSKEQKSKPSLVTNEITSKQNSVRNRRKPKSEKELHGDKNVKVDYHNKDFEDDNLDFTVIEQKIFEGFPLGANSRRGQSSTRGKTKKEIEKKLSASSEKKKSFINPSKENAAHEKKNVANKSSPNPPTTINKKGGKNTLPKSKQSKPKAIDKEKTRTPNKDTRKKSGAKSKKKSSITASDSDMSDWEEVDEMEGVDETVELLSGSHSTQSKPEGVQIELDAPDVLWGVRKRKKRTHEEMIEDYLRKKVNRSIKEVHENMHKVHLLCLFAHGRYVNKLLNSDELLGVALSIITDKNNYPPKRLDINYLEKFVGWFSRKVQVKPEDVEENYWHRPLKKTLALRFEKKKACLDQELVYMFILIFRALGVNARLVLSLQPMSWKPSAENLIKPPKKEEKNVFQAPSCSWDAKSSIDNVKINCSRAKGDNSNKKMLSSDSETEVQRNKSGHAKKTNKKENHIEKRKSLSDDGGDSDFDPNPVKVKKGPKSLTERRRSSNKRRSSEANETTDKGKKCGKDEAMKTKRSKGDPLIEWAEVYVEEEEKWVCVDVIRGKIHCIAHIEARMPAGSGYITAYNANLTVKDVTRRYISSWLSNENKIRCCSKWWEKTLRPFTGQRTRLDKVEDKEMDQNLREQPLPRSIGEYKNHPLYALQRHLLKFEAIYPPDVSPVGFFKNEPVYPRDSIYNLHSRDTWMKEAKSVRVDEEPYKVVKARPKWDRIGCKLIKDLPLELFGEWQVEDYEPPVAAGGKVPRNEYGNVELFKARMLPKGCVHIPIAGLNRVARKLNIDCAPAMVGFDFHSGWTHPVYEGYVICEEFKDILMDAWNEEQKEQARRLEEKRQKRIYDNWKRLIQGILVKERVREKYGTGSQSDEEEEEKIVKEKMEEKKKSTKRKITQEDIAAAKPLITHTIRNLRIDLSSNVVEMARKSRNRTMKTKNCVKRDFTKNKTNKDSMTDLVGTDKESESDNEQKKEKIRAILQWGNKTVMHNPDLSDDSDMENDSQPSSSKSPIKFSDSFYNSKIKTSIRKQGKPKSKSKSVTIESESQNPSDSECETAVSSSRSTTPEPDARKVSKLALRRTSRRSTKKNIKTYKESEQESEGDISIDESDCDDKSYDPKKEMKRADEQVLNLSEGSESS; from the exons ATGGCTGTTCATAGATCTGGCACTGTAAATTGTGAACAACCATCAAGGAAAAAAACCCTGCATACGAGGTCTGCTAGTGTTCTTCCCAATAAATCGGATACTCAGATAAATCCAAACATGAAAAAGGAACTCTCACGTATAAGAACTCGGGGAGATACTGAAAATATGGCTGTTGCAACTAATGAAGAATCAAAAAGAAAATCAAGATCGCAGAGTAAAGAACAAAAATCTAAACCATCGTTAGTTACAAACGAGATTACAAGTAAACAAAATTCTGTAAGAAATAGAAGAAAGCCAAAATCCGAAAAGGAATTGCATGGTGACAAAAATGTAAAGGTAGACTATCATAATAAAGATTTTGAGGATGATAATTTGGATTTTACAGTAATAGAACAAAAGATATTTGAAGGATTCCCCTTGGGAGCAAATTCTAGAAGAGGACAATCCTCAACAAGAGGGAAAACTAAAAaggaaattgaaaaaaaattatcAGCATCTTCTGAGAAAAAGAAAAGTTTTATTAATCCAAGCAAAGAAAATGCTGCTCATGAAAAAAAGAATGTTGCAAACAAAAGCAGCCCAAATCCCCCAACAACAATTAATAAAAAAGGTGGAAAGAATACATTACCCAAATCAAAACAATCAAAACCTAAAGCTATAGATAAAGAAAAAACTCGTACACCAAATAAGGATACAAGAAAGAAAAGTGGTGCAAAGTCGAAAAAGAAGTCATCCATTACAGCTTCAGATTCTGATATGAGTGACTGGGAGGAAGTAGATGAAATGGAAGGAGTTGATGAAACTGTGGAGCTGCTCTCTGGGTCTCACTCGACTCAATCAAAACCCGAGGGGGTCCAGATTGAGCTTGATGCCCCAGATGTCCTGTGGGGTGTACGCAAGAGAAAGAAGCGAACTCATGAGGAGATG attgAAGACTACTTGCGGAAGAAAGTTAATCGATCCATTAAAGAAGTTCACGAAAATATGCATAAAGTACATCTTCTATGCCTCTTTGCCCATGGGAGGTATGTTAACAAGCTTTTGAACTCTGATGAACTTCTTGGTGTTGCCCTCTCCATTATTACTGACAAGAATAACTATCCACCCAAGAGACTGGATATCAATTACCTGGAAAAGTTTGTTGGTTGGTTTTCAAGGAAAGTTCAAGTAAAACCCGAGGATGTGGAGGAGAATTATTGGCATCGTCCACTGAAGAAAACGTTGGCGCTGAGGTTTGAGAAAAAAAAGGCATGTTTAGATCAAGAACTTGTGTATATGTTTATTCTGATTTTCCGTGCTCTTGGAGTAAATGCACGTTTGGTATTGTCCCTCCAGCCAATGAGCTGGAAACCAAGTGCTGAGAATTTAATTAAGCCACCaaaaaaagaagagaaaaatGTATTCCAAGCACCATCTTGTTCTTGGGATGCTAAAAGCTCTATTGACAATGTTAAGATAAACTGTAGTAGGGCAAAAGGAGATAATTCTAATAAGAAAATGTTATCGTCTGATTCTGAAACTGAAGTTCAAAGAAACAAGTCTGGACATGCAAAGAAAACAAATAAGAAAGAAAATCATATTGAGAAAAGAAAATCTCTCAGTGATGATGGGGGAGATAGTGACTTTGATCCCAACCCTGTTAAGGTTAAGAAAGGACCAAAATCGCTAACTGAAAGGCGTAGAAGTTCAAACAAGAGAAGAAGCTCTGAGGCAAATGAAACCACAGATAAGGGAAAGAAATGTGGAAAAGATGAAGCAATGAAGACTAAAAGAAGTAAGGGTGATCCTCTGATTGAATGGGCAGAAGTTTATGTAGAAGAGGAGGAGAAATGGGTGTGTGTCGACGTTATAAGAGGCAAAATTCATTGTATAGCGCATATTGAG GCACGTATGCCAGCTGGATCAGGATATATCACCGCCTACAATGCCAATCTGACAGTGAAGGATGTAACACGGCGTTATATTTCAAGTTGGCTCTCcaatgaaaataaa ATTCGGTGTTGTAGTAAATGGTGGGAGAAGACGCTAAGGCCTTTTACGGGACAAAGGACTCGACTAGATAAAGTGGAGGATAAGGAAATGGACCAAAATCTTCGTGAACAGCCTCTGCCAAGAAGCATTGGGGA GTACAAAAACCATCCGTTATATGCTTTGCAACGCCACCTTCTAAAGTTTGAGGCAATTTATCCGCCTGATGTCTCTCCTGTTGGATTTTTCAAGAATGAACCGGTTTATCCACGTGATAGCATTTACAATTTACATTCTCGGGACACCTGGATGAAGGAGGCCAAGTCAGTGAGAGTTGATGAAGAACCATACAAGGTTGTAAAAGCACGGCCAAAATGGGATAGG ATTGGCTGCAAACTGATCAAAGATCTGCCACTAGAACTGTTTGGAGAGTGGCAGGTGGAAGATTATGAGCCTCCAGTGGCTGCAGGAGGAAAAGTGCCTCGCAATGAATATGGGAATGTGGAACTATTCAAAGCAAGAATGCTACCCAAGGGCTGTGTACATATTCCAA TTGCCGGCCTCAATCGTGTAGCTCGCAAGCTGAATATTGACTGTGCTCCAGCAATGGTAGGATTTGATTTTCACTCTGGCTGGACTCATCCTGTCTATGAAGGCTATGTAATTTGTGAAGAGTTCAAAGACATCCTAATGGACGCTTGGAATGAG GAACAAAAAGAGCAAGCTAGAAGGTTAGAAGAAAAGAGGCAGAAAAGAATTTATGACAATTGGAAGAGGCTGATTCAAGGAATTTTGGTGAAGGAAAGAGTAAGGGAAAAATATGGAACTGGTTCTCAATCTgatgaagaggaagaggagaaaaTAGTCAAAGAAAAGATGGAAGAGAAGAAAAAATCCACAAAAAGAAAGATTACACAAGAGGATATTGCTGCTGCTAAGCCTCTCATTACACACACAATTAGAAACCTTAGAATAGATTTGAGTTCCAACGTTGTGGAGATGGCCAGGAAGAGTAGAAACAGAACAATGAAGACAAAAAATTGTGTAAAGAGAGATTTTACCAAGAACAAAACAAACAAGGATTCTATGACAGACTTAGTTGGCACCGACAAGGAAAGTGAATCGGATAATGAGCAAAAGAAAGAAAAAATCAGAGCTATTCTCCAATGGGGAAATAAAACTGTGATGCATAATCCAGATCTTAGTGATGACAGTGATATGGAGAacgattctcagccctcttcttcaAAGAGTCCTATTAAATTTTCTGATTCATTTTATAATTCCAAAATTAAAACCAGCATCAGAAAACAAGGCAAGCCCAAAAGCAAATCCAAAAGCGTAACTATAGAATCTGAAAGTCAAAATCCATCGGATTCTGAATGCGAGACAGCTGTATCATCTAGCCGTTCAACTACTCCTGAACCTGATGCAAGAAAAGTTAGCAAGCTGGCCTTGAGAAGAACGTCTCGCAGGtccacaaagaaaaatattaaaacTTACAAAGAGAGTGAGCAGGAAAGTGAGGGTGACATTTCAATTGACGAGAGTGATTGTGACGATAAATCGTATGATCCTAAGAAAGAAATGAAAAGAGCAGATGAGCAGGTCTTAAATTTAAGTGAAGGGAGTGAGAGTAGCTAA